From Desulfonatronum thiosulfatophilum, a single genomic window includes:
- the ruvC gene encoding crossover junction endodeoxyribonuclease RuvC has protein sequence MRRGLWPDAGKAPLIVLGIDPGSRVTGFGLIREMSGSLSLVEAGVIRTGTDADMDVRLGEIFLRLSEIIALHRPAQSAIESIFQALNPSSALKLGQARGVAIAACAQGRVPVFSYAPTMVKKSIVGVGRAEKTQVAFMTARLLGVKKPDWALDASDALAVAICHVNQQRFLRLANCSRTGS, from the coding sequence CTGCGTCGCGGTCTTTGGCCGGATGCCGGGAAGGCCCCTCTGATCGTTCTGGGAATTGATCCGGGGTCCCGCGTCACCGGTTTTGGCCTGATTCGTGAGATGTCGGGTTCGCTCTCTCTGGTGGAAGCCGGCGTCATCCGGACCGGAACGGATGCGGACATGGACGTCCGGTTGGGTGAAATTTTTCTTCGGCTCAGCGAAATCATCGCCCTGCACCGGCCCGCGCAAAGCGCAATAGAAAGCATCTTTCAGGCTCTCAATCCATCCTCCGCCCTCAAACTTGGCCAAGCTCGCGGAGTGGCCATTGCCGCATGCGCCCAAGGCCGGGTGCCGGTGTTCAGTTACGCGCCGACCATGGTCAAGAAGAGCATTGTCGGCGTGGGCCGGGCAGAAAAAACGCAAGTGGCGTTCATGACGGCCCGGTTGCTGGGCGTGAAAAAACCGGATTGGGCCCTGGACGCAAGCGATGCCTTGGCCGTAGCCATCTGCCACGTCAACCAACAACGTTTCCTCCGGCTGGCAAATTGCTCCCGGACGGGCTCCTGA
- a CDS encoding YebC/PmpR family DNA-binding transcriptional regulator, translating to MAGHSKWKNIQARKSVQDKKKGKVFTKVTKEIMLAAKQGGGDPDINARLRSAIAAAKAVNLPKDKIDTALKKGTGELGGEALDEITYEGYGPGGVAILVDAATDNRNRTVADIRHIFSKNGGNLGESGCVAWMFDKKGLISFDKASYTEEQLLEAGLEAGVEDIRDDGEMWEVSTTQENFQAVLDAYAAAGFSAQNEEVTMVPQTLVPVDEEAGRKIIRLMEALEDYDDVQDVYVNCDFPEELMQDE from the coding sequence ATGGCCGGACATAGTAAATGGAAGAATATTCAGGCCCGCAAATCCGTTCAGGACAAGAAAAAGGGCAAAGTTTTCACCAAGGTGACCAAGGAGATCATGCTCGCGGCAAAGCAGGGCGGCGGTGATCCGGATATCAACGCCCGGCTGCGTTCAGCCATCGCCGCGGCCAAAGCCGTGAACCTGCCCAAGGACAAAATCGACACGGCTCTTAAAAAGGGAACCGGCGAACTGGGCGGAGAAGCCCTGGATGAAATCACCTACGAGGGCTATGGCCCGGGCGGAGTGGCCATTCTGGTGGACGCGGCCACGGACAACCGAAACCGGACCGTGGCGGACATCCGGCACATCTTTTCCAAGAACGGTGGAAACCTGGGCGAATCGGGCTGTGTCGCCTGGATGTTCGACAAAAAGGGGCTGATCTCTTTTGACAAGGCCTCGTACACCGAAGAACAGCTTCTGGAAGCCGGATTGGAAGCCGGAGTCGAGGATATCCGTGATGACGGCGAGATGTGGGAAGTCAGCACCACGCAGGAAAATTTTCAGGCCGTTCTGGATGCCTATGCCGCGGCCGGATTTTCCGCCCAGAACGAAGAGGTGACCATGGTCCCGCAGACTCTGGTTCCCGTTGATGAAGAGGCCGGAAGGAAGATCATTCGGCTGATGGAAGCCCTGGAAGATTATGATGATGTGCAAGACGTCTATGTCAATTGCGATTTTCCGGAAGAGCTGATGCAGGATGAATAA
- a CDS encoding RlmE family RNA methyltransferase, with the protein MKIYRDHYFQKAKQDNYPARSVYKLKEADNRFKLLRPGQKVLDLGASPGSWSLYAAQKVGPDGRLLALDLKPLGIELPAQALFMQGDIFDESGEGYRLIMDTAPFDVILSDMAPQTTGIRFTDQARSLDLAHQALALCRECLIKGGSFVVKFFEAQEAKQLLDEMRKSFAKVQGFKPKSSRAESKEMFYIAMGKK; encoded by the coding sequence ATGAAAATATACAGAGATCACTACTTTCAAAAGGCCAAGCAGGACAACTATCCGGCTCGTTCGGTGTACAAGCTGAAGGAGGCGGACAATCGTTTCAAGTTGCTGCGACCCGGGCAAAAGGTTCTGGATCTAGGCGCGTCTCCGGGCTCGTGGTCCTTGTATGCGGCCCAGAAGGTCGGGCCGGACGGCAGGCTGCTGGCCCTGGATCTGAAGCCATTGGGGATTGAGTTGCCGGCGCAAGCCCTTTTTATGCAGGGCGATATTTTTGACGAATCCGGGGAAGGCTATCGGTTGATTATGGACACGGCTCCCTTTGACGTCATTCTCAGCGACATGGCCCCGCAAACCACCGGCATCCGGTTCACGGACCAGGCCCGGTCTCTGGATTTGGCCCACCAGGCTCTTGCACTATGTCGAGAATGCTTGATAAAGGGCGGTTCTTTCGTGGTCAAGTTTTTCGAAGCCCAGGAAGCCAAGCAGCTCCTGGACGAAATGCGCAAGTCATTTGCCAAGGTTCAGGGTTTCAAACCCAAAAGTTCTCGAGCGGAAAGCAAGGAAATGTTCTATATTGCCATGGGCAAGAAGTAG